TTCTGGTGTGCGCACCTTTCCAGGTGTTGGAACCGATCGGGATCATAAATTGCTCCTGCAATAAAATCGATccaagaaaaggaaagcaacCAAAGAGGGATGGTGGATCCCTCGGGAGCATCAAACcttcaaaaacacaaaaaaaaacgaatcgcAAACCACGGAGAAGAAAGGCTCATACGTTATTCGATCTGTGGCGTGGCGAGTGGTGTTGCTGAGGAAGATGCTCCGATCGTGCGATCTAATCCGGTGGGTCCGGGGTCGCTGGCATACGTTGTGCTGGGaggatcgaaacgaaatgggaAAACTGGTCCACCCGGGGGTTTGCCGGGGTCGCTTATAACCGGTAGAGGTACATTCTCCTCTGCCTACCGCTGTTTTCTGCCCTCtgccctctctccctctcttcctctctctgcaGATGCTGCACGATGCGGCTGACAACACGTCGTTGAGAATTTAGTTTTTTcgaatattattattattattttttcaaagTTATTTTCCTGAATTTTGCTTTGAACTCCGATCCGTCCAACGGGTGACCGAGCAGGAAAGGATCATGATATCACCCGGGACCGCGTGGACTACGGTGGAACGAGGTTCACGGTCACGCTGGGTCCGGGGTAGTGAGGTCGTTAGAATAAATTGCACTTTGACGGCGCGGCCGCTACGGACGGGAAGCGGAAAAAGGATACATAAAGTGGGAAAGCCGAAGCACTGGCCAGGGCAGCGTTCTCGTCCGCTGCGCGGATCTAAGAATATCTGCGAGAACCCGGCACGATCGCAATCACGACATGGTTCTGGTTCTTTCTTGTATCTGTATCGTGATTTTCGTTCTTTGCttctcttgtctctctctctttcccatgCCAATGTCAGAGGGGGCCATTAGTTAATTCTAAATTATGCTATTTTGTATGCTGGATCGTTGCGTATCcaaaagcgaacggaacgaggTAGCAGAGACAGGAGACTCATCTTcagtcggttttttttgcttttcacatttttggcATCGTGGtggggagagcgagagcgattGCATGCTGCGGCCATTCCGGGACGCTTATCAAAAGGACGCTGACCACGCTGACCGGTGGCCAGTAACGCCGGAACGCTCGGGAGAAacactgttactgctgctgctgctgctagatcGGTGGTGCTTGCATTCGGTTAGCGTTGGATTTTGTCTGGCTGGACTGACGATCGTGGTGGTATATAGTGAGCTGTGCAAAACCAGTGACTAGtttttggtgggtgggtgggtcaTCAGGTGGGTTTCAGATTTCGGATTTCGGTGGCGAACTGCGGCTTGAAGATGCGGCTAGGCGTTGTGCTGGTAAGTGGAATGGAGTTGCAAACGAGGGCACTAAGTCACCCGTTGTGGGACACGGCAGCTCACCGTTGTGGGACACGGATTGTGcaaggtgtgtgtttgtgacaaAGGTGTTGGCTCGAATCCAGTGTAGATCGTGCAGCAGATGAGTTTCATGTAGGAACGTTTTGTTATCCGTTTCTAaggatgaaatgcaaaaaaatagtttttcaGAGGGAACACGATATTGCTGTTAAATGAATGTAAAATGGCGGTTTGCGATTAAATTCTTGAAATTCTGTGCCGCCAAAAATGTGCAAATGACAGTGCATACTGAATAGTGCTTTGATGGAATGTCTGCTTGAATACCAATCGTTTAATTTTCGGTTCGGAGTGCAAACCATGCAATTGACGAGTCGCAAGAGCAATTGCATATTTGTTTGTATTGTTTGTTAAGCAAAGTAATGTTGGCTAGTAATTTTAATCATCAAAATTTTCCcttctaaaaataaatttatttggATGACTAGATTTCAAATGGATTTCAGCAGACCATTTAAATCTGTGAATGATGTAAAGTTTTACATATGTTTTTTTACTTCGTTatcaatttatttcaatttccttaATGCTAGAGTaattaaaatagttttaataACTCAATTatgctctctttctatttaatTCCAATTGTCTAAAGCTCACAGCACTTTTCGCAATTAGCGTTGAAGCAAGGAAGAGACAGGCGCATGGAGGAGGTAAAGTAGATAATGCTATTGATGGTAGAGTAGTCGTTTGAATTACTGTAAgaacttttgcttttttaatCATTCGCAGGAGAATCCACGTTCTTAAAAGCTCAGCGCAATGGAGAAGCGCAGTTCCAGCGAGAAACGACGGTTGGTGGGGCTAGGATTGGTTGTTGGGGTTATGTTGACGTTCACGGAGATACCTACACAACTCACTACATTGCCGATGAATCAGGAAATCACATAATAAACTTGCAACACCCCGATAAAATGACACGCGACCGGGTTGCATTGATGAGGTGAAGTTTGACTATGAGTATTAATGGGTTTTGGTTGatatgtatttttttgtttttttttttttaatttagaaATGGAGATGATGGACCCATTTCAGACGTTTTTCCAAGAGACTGCAATGAAGAGGGTGCGTATGGTCGATTGATGAAACTAGCTGCGAAAATCAAGCAGGAGctggaaagtgaaaaagcTAAGGCACAAGAAATAACTTCCCAACCAAATGAAGGCAAAGATTTCTCTGACACTCCGAAAAAGAATCCTGGCTCTTCACGAAGGCCAATAAAATCGTCAGGCAATAATCAAAAGAAGCCTACACAGGTCGACCCTAAGAAAACAAGTCCTTCTGAAAAATTTACCAAACCTATAGATGCGAAACCATCGAcagaaaattcaaatgaaaatcatTCTTCGCAACCACAATCGTTTAGAAACAAACAACGCCCTTCAACGTACAATGCTGTTCCCAAAATTAATCCTGCCAATGAGGCCGGAAACTCACAAGCAATTCCAAAAGAGCTACAGCGTGATTCTGGAAAGCCTAAGTCTGATCCAAAGTCTCCTGTGAAGGCTAGTGGATTTGAAGACCCACAATCAGATGAccaagaagatgatgacgactcTGAGCAGAGCCCAGCATTGTCTGACAAGGAACAAAGTCAACCGAAGAAGGGATCGAAGCCATCGCCGAAGGCAGACAAAGATAGCGCTACTCCAGATGCTGCAGAAAGACCTCAGCAGGGTCCTAAGAAGCTAAATAATGATTCAGGAAAGCCCAAGGCAGATCCAAAGTCTCCTGTGAAGCCTAGTGGATCTGAAGACCCGCAATCAGATGAccaggaagatgatgacgactcTGAGCAGAGCCCAGCATTGTCTGACAAGGAACAAAGTCAACCGAAGAAGGGATCGAAGCCATCGCCGAATGCAGACAAAGATAGCGCTACTCCAGATGCTGCAGAAGGACCTCAGCAGAGTCCTAAGAAGCTAAATAATGATTTAGGAAAGCCCAAGGCAGATCCAAAATCTCCTGTGAAGCCTAGTGGATCTGAAGACCCGCAATCAGATGAccaagaagatgatgacgactcTGAGCAGACCCCAGCATTGTCTGACAAGGAACAAAGTCAACCGAAGAAGGGATCGAAGCCATCGCAGAAGGCAGACAAAGATAGCGCTACTCCAGATGCTGCAGAAGGACCTCAGCAGGGTCCTAAGAAGCTAAATAATGATTCAGGAAAGCCCAAGGCAGATCCAAAGTCTCCTGTGAAGGCTAGTGCACCTGAAGACCTGCAATCAGATGAccaagaagatgatgacgactcTGAGCAGAGCCCAGCATTGTCTGACAAGGAACAAAGTCAACCGAAGAAGGGATCGAAGCCATCGCCGAAGGCAGACAAAGATAGCGCTACTCCAGATGCTGCAGAAGGACCTCAGCAGAGTCCTAAGAAGCTAAATAATGATTCAGGAAAGCCCAAGGCAGATCCAAAGTCTCCTGTGAAGCCTAGTGGATCTGAAGACCCGCAATCAGATGAccaggaagatgatgacgactcTGAGCAGAGCCCAGCATTGTCTGACAAGGAACAAAGTCAACCGAAGAAGGGATCGAAGCCATCGCCGAAAGCAGACAAAGATAGCGCTACTCCAGATGCTGCAGAAGGACCTCAGCAGAGTCCTAAGAAGCTAAATAATGATTCAGGAAAGCCCAAGGCAGATCCAAAGTCTCCTGTGAAGGCTAGTGCATCTGAAGACCCGCAATCAGATGAccaggaagatgatgacgactcTGAGCAGAGCCCAGCATTGTCTGACAAGGATCAAAATCAACCGAAGAAGGGATCGAAGCCATCGCCGAAGGCAGACAAAGATAGCGCTACTCCAGATGCTGCAGAAGGACCTCAGCAGAGTCCTAAGAAGCTAAATAATGATTCAGGAAAGCCCAAGGCAGATCCAAAGTCTCCTGTGAAGGCTAGTGCATCTGAAGACCCGCAATCAGATGAccaggaagatgatgacgactcTGAGCAGAGCCCAGCATTGTCTGACAAGGAACAAAGTCAACCGAAGAAGGGATCGAAGCCATCGCCGAAAGCAGACAAAGATAGCGCTACTCcagatgctgcagaagaaCCTCAGCAGGGTCCTAAAAAGCTAAATAATGATTCAGGAAAGCCCAAGGCAGATCCAAAGTCTCCTGTGAAGGCTAGTGCATCTGAAGACCCGCAATCAGATGAccaggaagatgatgacgactcTGAGCAGACCCCAGCATTGTCTGACAAGGAACAAAGTCAACCGAAGAAGGGATCGAAGCCATCGCCGAAAGCAGACAAAGATAGCGCTACTCcagatgctgcagaagaaCCTCAGCAGAGTCCTAAAAAGCTAAATAATGATTCAGGAAAGCCCAAGGCAGATCCAAAGTCTCCTGTGAAGGCTAGTGCATCTGAAGACCCGCAATCAGATGAccaggaagatgatgacgactcTGAGCAGACCCCAGCATTGTCTGACAAGGAACAAAGTCAACCGAAGAAGGGATCGAAGCCATCGCCGAAGGCAGACAAAGATAGCGCTACTCCAGATGCTGCAGAAGGACCTCAGCAGAGTCCTAAGAAACTAAATAATGATTCAGGAAAGCCCAAGGCAGATCCAAAATCTCCTGTGAAGCCTAGTGGATCTGAAGACCCGCAATCAGATGAccaggaagatgatgacgactcTGAGCAGACCCCAGCATTGTCTGACAAGGAACAAAGTCAACCGAAGAAGGGATCGAAGCCATCGCAGAAGGCAGACAAAGATAGCGCTACTCCAGATGCTGCAGAAGGACCTCAGCAGGGTCCTAAGAAGCTAAATAATGATTCAGGAAAGCCCAAGGCAGATCCAAAGTCTCCTGTGAAGGCTAGTGCACCTGAAGACCTGCAATCAGATGAccaagaagatgatgacgactcTGAGCAGACCCCAGCATTGTCTGACAAGGAACGAAGTCAACCGAAGAAGGGATCGAAGCCATCACCGAAGGCAAACAACGATGGAGAACCTTCTGAAATCCAGCAGGCCCCGAAAGAAGTAGGAAAGCCCAAGATGGATTCAGTGCATAAAGATGCACCTAAAATTGGATCACGTACTGATATATTTGATGAGGATGCGTACATAAAGAATGATAATGCTAAATTATCGAAGCAGAAACCATATCCAGCCAAACAAAATATTCCTCATAAACCCGCCGTTAAGAAAGATCCTGTGGTGGCTTTGTTAACTGGGGCTTTACCGATTCCGCCGTTTGAAGAAGAGTTACCATCTTCTAGCAATGCGAAGCCAAGTGATTCAAACGATGGTTTGGGTGCAATCAGTAGAGTATTACCGGTAATGCACGGGTCTATCAGACCCGATCCATCTCCTGCAGACAGTAACAAGCCGAAACAATCCTCTCTTAACAATGACCTGTATGATGAGGTAGATGCCGACGAAGAACCTGACACGGTAGATGTAGAAAAAATGAACGACAAGAATAAGGACGAATCAACGGATTCCGCTCAACCCAATTCTGATTCGGGAAATTTCTTTGAAATCATACTGAAGCTCCCAGTTGATGTCCTGCTCCGTTCATCGAGCCCCCAACTAGAGATGCACGCTGATGCAAAGTCAAGCTGTCAGTCTGAGGATTTATCGCCGAAAAAAGAATCAAGGGTGCATGATATTGTGCTGAACATGCTCAGAAGTGCCATTATGCAAAGGAATCATCAAGTGGGGACCGTAAAGGACGCCCCGTTGGGCAAAGCGTTTAATTACGATGAATTGATGCCACCGAAGAAGGATTCAAAGTTCACGCAGCGAGTGCCGGCGGATAGCGTAAATGCGTATCTGCCAAAGATAGACAACACACCTCGCGCGGCATCAAGAGCACCCAAACGAGGAACGCCGAATAACCGTCCCATTCCACCACGATTCGTGGCAACTAATCGACAATCTTAAGATACGATCTGACAATCTTAAGATACGATACGAAGACCTGAAGCCCCTGATATTTTGTACTTCAGAAGGGGGGGCAGAAGCAATCTTATTGATACATTACATTGTAATGAAGACACTGACAAAAGAtaataaatgttttacaaaCATTGAACGTAACAAATTGTCTCGGTGTACTTGTGTTATTTAGAAGAGAAATAAGTTGCTTTCATATCTGTTGGTAAACTTCTGTGTTTTTTCTAGCTCATCGCTGTAAATGATTTATTGTAAATGCTGAAAAATGTACTGCTAGTTGGTTTGCTGACCGAAAAACATTGAACGTAAC
This sequence is a window from Anopheles darlingi chromosome 3, idAnoDarlMG_H_01, whole genome shotgun sequence. Protein-coding genes within it:
- the LOC125958188 gene encoding proteoglycan 4-like, encoding MRLGVVLAGNSQAIPKELQRDSGKPKSDPKSPVKASGFEDPQSDDQEDDDDSEQSPALSDKEQSQPKKGSKPSPKADKDSATPDAAERPQQGPKKLNNDSGKPKADPKSPVKPSGSEDPQSDDQEDDDDSEQSPALSDKEQSQPKKGSKPSPNADKDSATPDAAEGPQQSPKKLNNDLGKPKADPKSPVKPSGSEDPQSDDQEDDDDSEQTPALSDKEQSQPKKGSKPSQKADKDSATPDAAEGPQQGPKKLNNDSGKPKADPKSPVKASAPEDLQSDDQEDDDDSEQSPALSDKEQSQPKKGSKPSPKADKDSATPDAAEGPQQSPKKLNNDSGKPKADPKSPVKPSGSEDPQSDDQEDDDDSEQSPALSDKEQSQPKKGSKPSPKADKDSATPDAAEGPQQSPKKLNNDSGKPKADPKSPVKASASEDPQSDDQEDDDDSEQSPALSDKDQNQPKKGSKPSPKADKDSATPDAAEGPQQSPKKLNNDSGKPKADPKSPVKASASEDPQSDDQEDDDDSEQSPALSDKEQSQPKKGSKPSPKADKDSATPDAAEEPQQGPKKLNNDSGKPKADPKSPVKASASEDPQSDDQEDDDDSEQTPALSDKEQSQPKKGSKPSPKADKDSATPDAAEEPQQSPKKLNNDSGKPKADPKSPVKASASEDPQSDDQEDDDDSEQTPALSDKEQSQPKKGSKPSPKADKDSATPDAAEGPQQSPKKLNNDSGKPKADPKSPVKPSGSEDPQSDDQEDDDDSEQTPALSDKEQSQPKKGSKPSQKADKDSATPDAAEGPQQGPKKLNNDSGKPKADPKSPVKASAPEDLQSDDQEDDDDSEQTPALSDKERSQPKKGSKPSPKANNDGEPSEIQQAPKEVGKPKMDSVHKDAPKIGSRTDIFDEDAYIKNDNAKLSKQKPYPAKQNIPHKPAVKKDPVVALLTGALPIPPFEEELPSSSNAKPSDSNDGLGAISRVLPVMHGSIRPDPSPADSNKPKQSSLNNDLYDEVDADEEPDTVDVEKMNDKNKDESTDSAQPNSDSGNFFEIILKLPVDVLLRSSSPQLEMHADAKSSCQSEDLSPKKESRVHDIVLNMLRSAIMQRNHQVGTVKDAPLGKAFNYDELMPPKKDSKFTQRVPADSLTTNYSVAIRDSLLGEIYFEPSETLIDVRMQNTTLCEFPPSLLVLFNLHRLDLRSSLLRQLNLGQMKRLYAIEELNVASNRITTVTINDECCSRLKWLNLEHNWLVRFDFGLVFHLPELTGLFIGYNRLETLIMTLDQVYASKHNFCSWKRFYQNSEQPRPTCKDYFARLNHISLTKNKLEQLNMSTFESMNVLQDLDVALNPIREVIVDELRMPFSLNVSTMTGSPGYFHALWPSVVKIKN